The proteins below come from a single Ruegeria sp. SCSIO 43209 genomic window:
- a CDS encoding FAD-dependent oxidoreductase, producing the protein MLDANPYALLFEPVQIGPVTARNRFYQVPHCTGLGHLRPRADAAVRGMKAEGGWAVVSNQETEIHPTSDLSPYAEGRLWDGRDVPALRLMTDAVHAHGALAAIQLVHNGNHAQNLLTRAPVLAPSEMSVDTTHPKQAQAMDKSDIREFRRWHRDAALRAKDAGFDIIYIYAGHNMTLAQHFMLPHMNQRSDEYGGSLENRVRLTRELLEDTHEAVGDSCAVAFRFAIDEMMGVSGMQAAEEGRAVVELLSDLPDLWDVNVADWSNDSATTRFQPEDGYQNALLSHVKQITRKPVVGVGRLTSPDMMLSMVKKGIVDLIGAARPSIADPFIPKKIEEGRIDEIRECIGCNICVSSDNLGIPIRCTQNPTMGEEWRRGWHPEIIAPKKSSADTLVIGGGPAGLECATQLARRGYQVTLAEASAELGGRVTKESRLPGLAAWSRVVDYRLNDLRQRGNVQLFTDSRLDGDQVAELGVEHVFVATGSHWRTDGIGRSTQRRMPQIEQSAKVLTPDDIMNGLLPPDGPVTIYDDDHIYLAGVIAEKLATAGYQVVFVTPESLVSAYAVNTLEQPRIQARLIELGIDIRCNQVLTAVEGGMARIGCAFTGRETDIPCASTVLVTERHRETALYDSLRGLGLKTLELIGDAASPGLIVDAVFAGHRAARDFERPEAEADKDWFRREIIDLEET; encoded by the coding sequence ATGTTGGACGCGAACCCATATGCTCTGCTTTTTGAACCGGTCCAGATCGGTCCCGTGACAGCCAGGAACCGCTTCTATCAGGTGCCCCATTGCACTGGGCTGGGGCACCTCCGTCCACGGGCGGATGCTGCCGTTCGTGGGATGAAGGCCGAAGGCGGGTGGGCGGTGGTTTCAAATCAGGAAACTGAGATCCACCCAACCTCAGACTTGTCTCCTTATGCCGAGGGACGGTTATGGGACGGTCGCGATGTGCCCGCGTTGCGGTTGATGACGGATGCGGTACACGCGCATGGTGCGCTGGCGGCCATCCAGCTGGTGCACAATGGCAACCATGCGCAAAACCTGCTGACCCGCGCGCCGGTTCTTGCACCTTCCGAGATGTCCGTCGATACGACGCATCCCAAGCAGGCGCAGGCCATGGATAAGTCCGATATTCGCGAATTCCGCCGTTGGCACCGCGACGCCGCCTTGCGCGCTAAAGACGCAGGGTTCGACATCATTTACATCTATGCCGGACACAACATGACACTGGCGCAGCATTTTATGTTGCCGCATATGAACCAGCGTAGTGATGAATACGGCGGGTCGCTTGAAAATCGTGTGCGCCTGACACGCGAATTGCTGGAAGACACCCACGAAGCGGTGGGTGACAGCTGCGCCGTGGCGTTCCGCTTTGCCATTGACGAGATGATGGGCGTCAGCGGCATGCAGGCCGCGGAAGAAGGCCGCGCCGTGGTCGAGCTTTTGTCTGACCTCCCGGATCTCTGGGATGTGAATGTAGCCGACTGGTCCAATGACAGTGCGACGACCCGTTTTCAGCCAGAAGACGGATATCAGAACGCGCTTCTGTCACACGTCAAACAGATCACCCGGAAACCTGTGGTTGGTGTCGGGCGCCTGACATCCCCCGACATGATGCTGTCGATGGTCAAAAAGGGAATTGTCGACCTTATCGGAGCCGCACGACCTTCCATCGCGGACCCGTTCATTCCGAAAAAGATTGAAGAGGGCCGCATTGACGAAATCCGCGAATGCATCGGCTGCAATATCTGCGTTTCATCCGACAATTTGGGCATCCCGATCCGCTGCACTCAAAACCCCACGATGGGCGAGGAATGGCGACGCGGTTGGCACCCCGAGATCATCGCGCCGAAGAAGAGCAGCGCGGATACTTTGGTCATTGGCGGTGGCCCTGCAGGTCTTGAATGCGCTACGCAGTTGGCAAGGCGAGGATATCAAGTAACCTTGGCCGAGGCGTCAGCCGAATTGGGCGGGCGGGTTACGAAGGAAAGCAGACTTCCCGGCCTCGCAGCTTGGTCCCGCGTCGTCGACTACCGCCTGAATGACCTAAGGCAGCGCGGCAACGTTCAGCTGTTCACTGACAGCAGACTTGATGGCGATCAGGTGGCAGAGCTAGGCGTCGAACACGTCTTTGTGGCCACCGGCAGCCATTGGCGCACCGACGGCATCGGCCGTAGCACACAACGCCGTATGCCTCAGATCGAGCAAAGCGCCAAAGTGTTGACGCCTGATGACATCATGAACGGTCTTCTGCCTCCGGATGGGCCGGTGACGATCTATGATGATGACCACATCTATCTGGCAGGGGTGATCGCCGAAAAACTGGCAACCGCGGGATACCAGGTGGTTTTTGTCACGCCGGAGAGTTTGGTCTCAGCTTACGCCGTCAATACTTTGGAGCAGCCGCGCATTCAGGCCCGCCTGATCGAGCTCGGCATAGACATTCGCTGCAATCAGGTGCTGACGGCGGTTGAAGGTGGCATGGCACGCATCGGTTGTGCCTTTACCGGTCGCGAAACGGATATTCCGTGTGCCTCGACAGTTCTGGTCACCGAGCGCCATCGGGAGACAGCGCTTTATGACAGCTTGCGCGGTCTCGGGTTGAAGACCCTTGAACTTATTGGCGATGCCGCTTCTCCGGGACTGATCGTCGACGCAGTCTTCGCAGGTCACCGTGCCGCCCGCGACTTTGAACGCCCCGAGGCAGAAGCAGACAAGGACTGGTTTCGCCGCGAGATAATCGATTTGGAGGAAACGTGA
- a CDS encoding ABC transporter permease — MRRPSTLTAYAFLYLVFLYLPVLFLPLFSFNSGTIVAFPIKGWTLDWYRKLGEQDTLIQALWNSLGVGTVVAILSTAMGLFAARAFVRYRFRGQRAAEGLVMLPLVIPGIIVASSMLVLFLFLGLKPSLLTVVLGHTFLALPFSVSILKSAFDDFDASLEEASYDLGVGVFETFRRVTLPVVSPGIVASMLVTFTVSFDEFVLAFFLSGNQPTLPVYIWSQIRFPAKLPNVLALGSILLLTSVLLLVLAEYFRRRSSASEVR, encoded by the coding sequence ATGAGACGTCCTTCAACCCTGACAGCCTACGCTTTCCTCTACCTGGTATTTTTGTACCTGCCGGTCCTTTTCCTGCCGTTGTTCTCGTTCAACAGCGGCACAATCGTTGCCTTTCCGATCAAGGGTTGGACGCTGGACTGGTATCGCAAGCTGGGCGAGCAGGATACGTTGATCCAGGCCCTTTGGAATTCGCTTGGCGTCGGCACGGTCGTTGCAATTCTATCCACGGCTATGGGGCTTTTTGCCGCTCGCGCCTTTGTTCGCTATCGATTTAGGGGTCAGCGTGCGGCTGAAGGGCTGGTGATGCTGCCTTTGGTTATTCCGGGCATTATCGTGGCCTCGTCAATGCTGGTCCTATTTCTGTTTCTCGGTCTCAAACCGTCTTTGCTGACCGTTGTTCTGGGCCATACGTTCCTCGCCTTACCGTTTTCAGTTTCGATCTTGAAATCTGCCTTTGATGACTTTGACGCATCGCTGGAAGAGGCATCTTACGATCTGGGCGTCGGCGTGTTCGAAACCTTCCGCCGCGTGACGCTGCCAGTCGTTTCCCCCGGTATCGTAGCCAGTATGCTGGTCACTTTTACGGTCAGCTTCGATGAGTTCGTCCTAGCCTTTTTCCTGTCAGGCAACCAGCCAACCCTCCCGGTCTATATCTGGAGCCAGATCCGTTTCCCCGCCAAGCTTCCCAATGTGCTGGCGCTTGGCTCCATCTTGCTGCTCACCTCGGTTCTGCTTTTGGTATTGGCCGAGTATTTCCGCCGCCGCTCATCTGCATCAGAGGTCCGATGA
- a CDS encoding helix-turn-helix domain-containing protein: MTENLIVDLAKHEQIKCDLRLKGSSLAKLSRDIGRSISSVSTVSQGYRRSDYVQKAIAEKLGTTPEALWPERYE, encoded by the coding sequence ATGACCGAGAATTTGATTGTCGATCTCGCGAAACATGAGCAGATCAAGTGTGACCTTCGGCTAAAAGGCAGTTCACTGGCTAAGCTGAGCCGAGATATCGGCCGTTCCATCAGCTCAGTGTCTACTGTGTCACAAGGATACAGGCGCTCTGACTACGTCCAGAAAGCCATAGCAGAAAAGCTTGGGACAACGCCCGAGGCTCTGTGGCCGGAACGTTACGAATAA
- a CDS encoding aromatic ring-hydroxylating dioxygenase subunit alpha yields MNSRPFELDALIASHQYGHALPRGFYTSQDIYNYDIAQVWNRNWLWAGHASQIPNPGDYFLFDYGPESIIIVRDREGGICAHLNVCRHRGSRVCTEQSGNARVLVCPYHAWTYELSGKLRAGHNMGEHFDPSKFGLFPVQVSVFKGLIFVCADANTPSLEPVLNQLSPLVEPYGFDDLKIAHTASFPVPANWKLAVENYLECYHCGPAHKEYSRSHSLKSPQDMAGLVEPLKAKAVEAGLSPDELALVGDAAPTPFTSGYYRRYPLYPGYKTGSKSGEALAPLLGTLKSFDGGATDFDIGPLNWFLIYSDHMVGYRFIPRGLQETDIQVVWLVRADAEEDQDYNMEDLTWLWRVTSMDDERIIRHNQSGVNSQYFQPGPLGEMETSIQDFYDFYFNMISPEPEQRMSGHG; encoded by the coding sequence ATGAACAGCCGACCGTTTGAGTTGGATGCGTTGATAGCCTCGCACCAGTACGGCCACGCCTTACCGCGCGGTTTCTATACCTCGCAAGACATATATAATTATGACATCGCCCAGGTCTGGAACCGCAACTGGCTTTGGGCGGGGCATGCCAGCCAAATCCCAAACCCCGGTGACTATTTCCTGTTTGACTATGGCCCGGAGAGTATCATCATTGTTCGCGATCGTGAGGGCGGAATTTGCGCCCATCTGAATGTCTGCCGCCATCGGGGTTCTCGCGTTTGCACCGAACAGTCCGGCAACGCCCGCGTTCTTGTTTGCCCCTACCACGCCTGGACATATGAGCTATCGGGTAAACTTCGTGCGGGCCACAATATGGGGGAACACTTTGACCCATCCAAATTCGGGCTTTTTCCCGTTCAGGTGAGTGTCTTCAAGGGCCTGATCTTTGTCTGTGCCGATGCGAACACACCATCGCTTGAGCCTGTCCTCAACCAGCTTTCGCCGCTTGTCGAGCCCTATGGCTTTGACGATCTGAAAATCGCGCATACGGCGTCATTTCCCGTTCCAGCGAATTGGAAACTGGCGGTTGAGAACTATCTTGAGTGCTATCACTGCGGGCCAGCGCACAAAGAGTATTCCCGTTCTCATAGCCTGAAATCCCCGCAAGACATGGCTGGTTTGGTTGAACCGCTAAAGGCAAAGGCTGTGGAAGCCGGGCTGTCACCTGATGAGTTGGCGCTTGTCGGCGACGCTGCGCCCACCCCGTTCACCAGCGGGTACTATCGGCGCTATCCACTTTATCCAGGCTACAAAACCGGCAGCAAATCGGGAGAGGCGCTTGCGCCATTGCTTGGAACGTTGAAAAGTTTCGACGGTGGCGCAACTGACTTTGACATTGGTCCATTGAACTGGTTCCTGATCTATTCGGATCACATGGTCGGCTACCGTTTCATTCCACGTGGTCTACAGGAAACCGACATTCAGGTGGTCTGGCTGGTTCGCGCTGATGCTGAAGAAGACCAGGATTACAACATGGAAGACCTGACCTGGCTTTGGCGTGTCACATCTATGGATGACGAACGTATCATTCGCCACAACCAGTCCGGCGTAAATTCTCAATACTTCCAACCGGGCCCCTTGGGCGAGATGGAAACCTCGATCCAGGACTTCTACGATTTCTATTTCAACATGATCAGCCCGGAACCAGAACAAAGGATGTCCGGTCATGGCTGA
- a CDS encoding PotD/PotF family extracellular solute-binding protein has translation MRLKGIAAFACATAISTGSASANGADLTVFDWSGYEDPGFFASYMEKYGNEAPSYSYFGSQEEAFTKLSSGFTADLAHPCSDAVRKWVAADLIQPLDESKLTNWADVLPEIKEVDAIVLDGQLYMLPFEWGNTGLIYRTDKISGDDISLQLLADPAYAGKIAIPDAASSAYALAALATGNADNYTNLSDEQFKEASDFLRSIHPNMRFYWSDAGQFDQAMTSGEIELGWAWNQSELNLIWNEVPAAMMRDVDKGIATWACGYVHLKSSTTPVDQVYDLLNALSDPASGQYIIDNWGYPHSNAKAFEIADQANIEAYGFSDPKSFFEGSLFFDAVNPELEAKMLSEFERIKAGF, from the coding sequence ATGAGACTTAAGGGAATTGCGGCCTTCGCATGTGCGACGGCGATTAGTACGGGAAGTGCCAGTGCCAATGGCGCTGATCTTACGGTTTTTGACTGGTCGGGATATGAAGATCCCGGGTTCTTTGCCAGCTACATGGAAAAGTACGGGAATGAGGCGCCAAGCTATTCTTATTTCGGGAGTCAGGAGGAAGCCTTTACGAAACTAAGTTCGGGTTTCACAGCTGATCTGGCGCATCCTTGTTCCGACGCGGTCCGGAAATGGGTCGCGGCCGATTTGATCCAACCGCTGGACGAAAGCAAGCTGACAAATTGGGCCGATGTGCTGCCTGAGATCAAGGAAGTGGACGCCATCGTACTGGACGGCCAGCTTTACATGTTGCCGTTCGAGTGGGGGAACACGGGCCTTATCTATCGCACCGACAAAATCTCAGGCGATGACATCTCGCTGCAACTGCTGGCTGATCCGGCCTATGCGGGCAAGATCGCCATCCCGGATGCTGCATCGTCTGCATATGCCTTGGCAGCGCTGGCTACTGGAAATGCCGACAATTACACGAATCTGAGTGACGAACAGTTCAAGGAAGCATCTGATTTCCTGCGCTCGATCCACCCGAACATGCGCTTTTACTGGTCAGATGCGGGTCAGTTCGATCAGGCTATGACCAGTGGTGAGATCGAACTGGGCTGGGCCTGGAACCAGTCCGAACTGAACCTGATCTGGAACGAAGTGCCTGCCGCCATGATGCGTGACGTCGACAAAGGTATCGCGACCTGGGCGTGTGGCTACGTGCATCTGAAATCGTCGACGACACCTGTCGATCAGGTCTACGATCTGTTGAACGCGCTCTCCGATCCTGCCAGCGGCCAGTACATCATCGACAATTGGGGCTACCCACATTCCAACGCAAAAGCGTTCGAAATAGCCGATCAAGCCAACATCGAAGCCTATGGGTTCTCGGATCCAAAAAGCTTCTTCGAAGGCAGCTTGTTCTTTGATGCGGTGAATCCCGAGCTTGAGGCGAAAATGCTGTCTGAATTCGAACGGATCAAAGCCGGCTTCTGA
- a CDS encoding trimethylamine methyltransferase family protein, whose protein sequence is MAEAKSRRRGGGGRAARIKVQQATTGNEAVRGGLSGGRYKPLTQSDMENIHQAALTVLENTGVTDHFPELLDLVLPNGAVMNDLNRLCFPRALMEDILAGAAKEFYVYARGEREGKDDMHCSAESVYFANSGTAVTTFDSHTKSYRPSVLRDVYDFTRLVDRLDNIHMLGDTVLATDVTDDFAHDMNTIYAMLAGSQKPACLTFRDRSHIPHAIRMFDLAQGGEGAFMKKPSVIFGGCPMVSPLRIGKENMEILIDTAKLGLTVDLAVPPQAGATAPATLAGTLVQTVAETLACVAIVNLITPGCPICFAAWPFITDLRSGSFTGGSGEQALIGAAAIQMGNFYGLPTSVGAGMTDAKIPDAQYGLEKALTFTLAAHAGANRLCEFGGMIGSLMGCSFESMVIDDEAGGMILRSIRGIEVTDETMAVDVIHQCAIDPGHFLGNPHTLNYMNSEFVYPRLMDRERTDTWENEGKTDLMDRARDKANSILDNHFPNYFGASDAQVREEFPIVMSAESMARRG, encoded by the coding sequence ATGGCTGAGGCAAAATCACGCCGTCGCGGTGGTGGCGGGCGCGCCGCGCGCATAAAGGTGCAACAGGCGACCACGGGCAATGAGGCCGTACGTGGAGGCCTAAGTGGCGGACGCTATAAGCCGTTGACCCAATCAGATATGGAGAACATCCACCAAGCGGCCCTGACCGTTCTGGAAAACACCGGCGTTACCGACCATTTTCCGGAACTGCTTGATCTGGTGCTTCCCAATGGCGCGGTGATGAATGACCTCAATCGGCTGTGCTTCCCCCGTGCCCTGATGGAAGACATCCTGGCTGGTGCTGCCAAGGAGTTTTACGTCTATGCCCGCGGAGAGCGTGAAGGCAAAGACGACATGCATTGCTCGGCAGAGAGCGTTTACTTCGCCAACTCTGGAACCGCCGTCACCACCTTTGACTCGCACACCAAGTCCTATCGCCCATCGGTTCTGCGTGATGTCTATGACTTCACCCGTCTGGTGGACCGTTTGGACAATATCCATATGCTGGGCGACACAGTCTTGGCCACCGATGTGACCGATGATTTCGCCCACGATATGAACACCATATATGCAATGCTCGCAGGCAGCCAAAAGCCCGCCTGTCTGACCTTTCGCGACCGCAGTCATATCCCCCATGCCATCCGCATGTTTGATTTGGCTCAGGGTGGCGAGGGGGCTTTTATGAAAAAGCCAAGCGTCATTTTTGGCGGCTGTCCCATGGTTTCGCCGCTGCGGATCGGCAAGGAAAATATGGAAATCCTGATTGATACCGCCAAACTTGGCCTGACAGTCGATCTGGCTGTGCCTCCGCAGGCCGGGGCTACAGCCCCCGCGACGCTTGCGGGAACACTGGTTCAAACCGTGGCCGAAACGTTGGCCTGTGTTGCGATCGTGAACCTCATCACACCAGGTTGTCCTATCTGCTTTGCTGCCTGGCCCTTTATCACCGATCTGCGCAGCGGGTCGTTCACCGGAGGCAGCGGCGAACAGGCCCTGATCGGGGCGGCAGCCATTCAGATGGGCAATTTCTATGGCCTTCCCACATCCGTTGGCGCAGGCATGACCGACGCCAAAATTCCCGATGCGCAGTACGGGTTGGAAAAGGCGCTGACCTTCACACTTGCCGCCCATGCTGGTGCAAACCGTCTGTGCGAGTTCGGGGGTATGATTGGCAGCCTCATGGGATGCAGTTTTGAAAGCATGGTTATCGATGACGAAGCGGGCGGGATGATCCTGCGATCGATACGCGGAATAGAGGTAACGGATGAAACCATGGCAGTGGATGTGATCCACCAGTGCGCCATCGATCCTGGTCACTTCCTCGGCAACCCACACACGCTGAACTATATGAACAGCGAGTTCGTCTACCCGCGGCTTATGGATCGTGAGCGTACAGATACATGGGAAAACGAAGGCAAAACTGATCTGATGGACCGCGCCCGTGACAAGGCTAATTCCATTCTCGACAACCATTTCCCCAACTACTTCGGTGCCTCAGACGCTCAGGTTCGTGAAGAGTTCCCAATTGTGATGAGCGCAGAAAGCATGGCCCGCCGTGGATAA
- a CDS encoding TnsA endonuclease N-terminal domain-containing protein, translating to MQLPGQNRPRVVQFESKLEQRVLFLLLANPAVANVWEQPQLISYRDQSGNRKTHFIDFLAELKNGRRLAIAVKPWKVVLEKNFLRELQQIRVAMRKDFADDIVLVTERDFTRAEALNAQRFVEFSKARNTEHQAHLKSVTRDVCFPVTVDEMCRLLGLGGAGFRSIVIAVFENVLTADRKHLIDLDTLLSKGGAK from the coding sequence ATGCAATTGCCTGGGCAAAACCGCCCGAGGGTCGTTCAATTTGAAAGCAAACTGGAACAGCGAGTGTTGTTTCTGCTACTGGCTAACCCTGCGGTGGCTAACGTTTGGGAGCAGCCACAACTCATCAGCTACCGCGATCAATCCGGCAATCGCAAAACCCACTTCATAGACTTCTTGGCGGAGCTAAAAAACGGTCGCCGATTAGCTATAGCAGTGAAGCCGTGGAAGGTGGTGCTGGAGAAGAATTTCTTACGTGAGCTTCAGCAGATCCGCGTGGCGATGCGCAAGGATTTTGCCGATGACATCGTGTTAGTTACAGAGCGCGATTTCACCCGCGCAGAGGCCCTCAACGCACAACGTTTCGTTGAGTTCTCAAAGGCGCGAAATACAGAGCATCAGGCTCATCTCAAGTCCGTCACCCGTGACGTCTGTTTTCCGGTCACGGTCGACGAGATGTGCCGGTTGTTGGGGCTCGGTGGCGCAGGGTTCAGGAGCATCGTGATCGCGGTCTTTGAAAACGTTCTAACGGCCGACAGAAAGCATCTGATTGATCTCGACACTTTGCTTTCGAAGGGAGGTGCAAAATGA
- a CDS encoding ABC transporter ATP-binding protein produces the protein MTVRNIIELRGVEKRYGTFLAASGINLDLKEGEFFSLLGPSGCGKTTVLRMIAGFQEPTEGTVLIDGQDMEGVPANNRPTNMVFQSYAIFPHLNVGNNVAYGLRGKAPKAEIDQRVAEALEMVELGGLQDRGASELSGGQRQRVALARALIMRPKVLLLDEPLSALDKKLREQMQFEMRNLQQSLGITFVMVTHDQYEAMTMSDRIGVMFNGRLKQVDTPTTLYARPCDQQVASFIGEMNILPAQLLGETGDMLSIDAAAFGRIEIEKNPNVVTSSKDMNIGIRPEQLEISAEKPEDYPSTVQGTVSNVAFYGENIHYHIQVAGAEKPISVSVPNYFHTVDFKRGDVVWLGLQGASVIDLGTDTK, from the coding sequence ATGACAGTCAGAAATATCATAGAACTCAGGGGCGTCGAGAAACGCTATGGCACTTTCCTAGCGGCTAGCGGGATCAATCTCGATCTCAAAGAGGGCGAGTTTTTCTCACTCCTCGGCCCATCGGGATGTGGCAAAACCACGGTATTGCGGATGATCGCGGGATTCCAGGAACCGACCGAGGGCACCGTGCTGATCGATGGTCAGGATATGGAAGGTGTCCCAGCCAACAACCGACCAACAAACATGGTCTTTCAAAGCTACGCCATCTTCCCGCACTTGAACGTTGGGAACAACGTGGCCTATGGACTACGGGGCAAGGCACCCAAGGCTGAGATCGACCAGCGCGTAGCAGAAGCCCTAGAAATGGTCGAGCTGGGCGGCCTTCAGGATCGCGGCGCAAGTGAGTTGTCGGGTGGGCAGCGGCAAAGGGTGGCGCTCGCGCGCGCGCTGATCATGCGACCCAAAGTGTTGTTGCTGGATGAGCCCTTGTCGGCGCTCGACAAGAAGTTGCGCGAACAGATGCAGTTTGAAATGCGCAATTTGCAGCAATCGCTTGGTATCACCTTTGTGATGGTCACACACGACCAATATGAGGCGATGACCATGTCAGATCGTATTGGCGTGATGTTTAACGGACGGCTCAAGCAGGTGGACACACCAACCACGCTTTATGCCCGTCCTTGTGATCAGCAAGTGGCCAGTTTCATCGGTGAAATGAACATACTGCCTGCTCAGTTGCTGGGTGAAACCGGCGATATGTTGTCGATCGACGCAGCCGCCTTCGGGCGGATTGAGATCGAGAAAAATCCCAACGTTGTAACCAGCAGTAAAGACATGAACATCGGTATTCGCCCGGAACAATTGGAAATCTCTGCTGAAAAGCCCGAAGACTACCCGTCAACGGTCCAAGGCACTGTCAGCAACGTCGCCTTCTACGGCGAGAACATTCATTACCACATTCAAGTGGCGGGAGCTGAGAAACCAATCTCGGTATCTGTTCCGAACTATTTTCACACGGTCGATTTCAAGCGCGGAGACGTTGTTTGGCTGGGGCTTCAGGGGGCCAGCGTAATCGATCTTGGTACAGACACAAAGTAA
- a CDS encoding aminotransferase: MATLRENDRTFIEGASGIHVVNEQGERLIDGPGGMWCTQIGYGREEMAEAMAEQARNLAYFSPFNNANSTAARFAREIAKRAPGDLNNVFFTTGGSTAVDTAIRFVHFRNNLLGRPEKKKIISRQKAYHGSTYLAASVSGKERDRLWLDKADDLAHFLPDVNPLYRAPGQSEVSFLNEKVSDLENAIVALGPENVAAFIAEPVLASGGVIVPPKGYHEGCLNICRKYDVLYISDEVVTAFGRLGHWFSSEAVFGIQPDIITCAKGMTSGYAPMGAAIISDRLIADVAGKGATFSNGYTYSGHPVSAAAGLKSMEIIEREKLLEHVRKVAPIFQDQLQQLRHVDIVADVRGMGLMGCVQCSVDGDPQSDLGRDYEIGGQIDIECQKRGLLVRPVINMCVLSPPLIISESEIKKMFSVLREGLEATRTWLVGISDQ, translated from the coding sequence ATGGCAACTTTGCGCGAGAACGACCGGACATTTATCGAAGGTGCCAGCGGCATCCATGTGGTGAACGAACAAGGCGAACGCTTGATCGACGGGCCGGGAGGCATGTGGTGCACCCAGATCGGTTATGGACGAGAGGAGATGGCCGAGGCCATGGCCGAGCAAGCGCGTAACCTTGCCTATTTCTCGCCCTTCAACAACGCCAACTCGACCGCTGCCCGGTTTGCACGCGAAATCGCCAAACGTGCACCCGGCGATTTGAACAACGTCTTTTTTACCACCGGTGGTTCCACTGCGGTGGATACGGCTATCCGATTTGTCCATTTTCGAAACAACCTTCTGGGTCGCCCCGAGAAAAAGAAAATCATTTCAAGGCAAAAAGCCTATCATGGAAGCACCTACTTGGCGGCCAGCGTCAGTGGAAAAGAGCGTGACAGGCTTTGGCTCGACAAGGCCGATGACCTCGCACATTTCCTGCCGGACGTGAATCCGCTCTACCGCGCACCTGGTCAAAGCGAAGTGAGCTTTCTGAACGAGAAAGTTTCCGACCTTGAAAATGCCATTGTGGCGCTTGGTCCAGAAAATGTTGCCGCTTTTATCGCTGAACCGGTTCTGGCGTCTGGTGGCGTGATCGTGCCGCCAAAAGGATATCACGAAGGCTGTTTAAACATCTGCAGGAAGTATGATGTTCTGTATATCTCCGACGAAGTGGTGACAGCTTTCGGGCGATTGGGTCATTGGTTTTCGTCAGAGGCTGTTTTCGGCATCCAACCAGACATAATCACTTGCGCCAAAGGGATGACCTCTGGGTACGCGCCGATGGGTGCCGCGATAATCTCTGACCGATTGATTGCAGACGTTGCAGGAAAAGGTGCAACCTTCTCAAATGGCTACACCTATTCTGGTCACCCGGTTAGCGCGGCCGCCGGATTGAAAAGCATGGAGATTATTGAACGAGAAAAGCTACTCGAACACGTTCGAAAAGTCGCTCCGATATTTCAAGATCAACTGCAGCAATTGCGTCACGTTGACATCGTTGCCGATGTGCGCGGGATGGGTTTGATGGGGTGCGTTCAATGCTCGGTTGATGGTGATCCTCAGAGCGATTTGGGTCGCGACTACGAGATTGGTGGCCAGATCGATATAGAATGCCAAAAACGTGGGTTATTGGTTCGACCTGTGATCAATATGTGTGTTCTTTCACCGCCCCTTATCATTAGCGAAAGTGAAATTAAGAAGATGTTTTCTGTTTTGCGCGAAGGGCTTGAAGCGACAAGAACGTGGCTTGTTGGAATCAGTGACCAATGA